The proteins below come from a single Ruegeria sp. SCSIO 43209 genomic window:
- the truB gene encoding tRNA pseudouridine(55) synthase TruB: protein MGRKRKGRDISGWLVVDKPAGMTSTAVVNKVRWAMDAKKAGHAGTLDPEATGVLAVALGEATKTVPYITDALKAYTFTVRLGQATNTDDTEGEVIAESIARPSDEDIKQALGPFLGDIKQVPPKFSAVKIDGQRAYKLARDGEDVELTARPLWVEELVLIDRPDEDHVVLEMTCGKGGYVRSIARDLGEALGCHGHVKKLRRIWSGPFEAEDGLTIEQIDEMAKTTALDNYLHPLETGLSDLPELKCTSEGATRLRNGNPGMVLASDVEYGDEAWASLDGKAVAVGIYKSGELHPSRVFAAN, encoded by the coding sequence ATGGGACGCAAACGCAAGGGCCGCGACATTTCCGGTTGGCTGGTGGTGGACAAGCCCGCTGGCATGACTTCGACCGCGGTGGTCAACAAGGTGCGTTGGGCGATGGACGCCAAGAAAGCCGGCCATGCGGGCACGCTGGACCCCGAGGCGACCGGCGTTCTGGCCGTTGCGCTGGGTGAGGCAACCAAGACCGTCCCCTACATCACCGATGCGCTGAAGGCCTACACCTTCACCGTGCGGCTGGGGCAGGCCACCAACACCGATGATACTGAGGGTGAAGTCATCGCTGAGAGCATTGCGCGCCCCTCGGATGAGGATATCAAACAAGCGCTCGGCCCGTTTCTGGGCGATATCAAACAGGTGCCGCCCAAGTTCTCGGCCGTGAAAATCGACGGTCAACGCGCCTATAAGCTGGCCCGAGATGGCGAGGATGTAGAACTGACCGCCCGCCCTCTTTGGGTAGAGGAACTGGTGCTGATCGACCGCCCCGACGAAGACCACGTCGTGCTGGAGATGACCTGTGGCAAAGGTGGCTATGTCCGTTCCATTGCGCGTGATCTGGGTGAGGCGCTCGGCTGCCACGGCCACGTGAAAAAACTGCGCCGCATCTGGTCCGGCCCGTTTGAGGCCGAGGATGGCCTGACCATCGAACAGATCGACGAAATGGCCAAAACCACCGCACTGGATAATTATCTGCATCCGCTGGAAACCGGCTTATCAGACCTACCCGAGCTGAAATGCACCTCTGAAGGAGCCACCCGTCTGCGGAATGGCAATCCGGGCATGGTGCTGGCCTCTGACGTGGAATACGGCGACGAGGCCTGGGCCTCGCTGGATGGCAAGGCCGTGGCCGTAGGAATTTACAAGTCGGGCGAATTGCACCCAAGCCGCGTCTTTGCCGCCAACTGA
- a CDS encoding DUF1761 family protein has translation MINWLALGAGVTAAFLLGWLVYGPVGFQKRWAEGTRIDPTPPDTPPLPQLAAQIIFLILLAAVIAVTETTNSLGVAVLAILAVAAQAASVGAWAQKSGFAIAVDTGYALGCGVVMILAHAIL, from the coding sequence GTGATCAACTGGCTTGCCCTTGGCGCGGGAGTCACCGCCGCCTTTCTGCTAGGGTGGCTGGTCTACGGACCTGTGGGATTTCAGAAACGTTGGGCCGAAGGTACTCGGATCGATCCGACACCGCCTGACACCCCACCTCTGCCTCAACTGGCAGCCCAGATCATATTTCTGATCCTGCTGGCTGCTGTGATCGCCGTGACCGAGACCACCAACAGCCTTGGCGTTGCAGTTCTGGCCATCCTCGCGGTGGCTGCTCAGGCCGCATCGGTCGGGGCATGGGCGCAGAAAAGCGGCTTCGCCATCGCAGTCGACACCGGATATGCGCTGGGCTGCGGCGTGGTGATGATATTGGCGCACGCTATCCTTTGA
- a CDS encoding SRPBCC domain-containing protein, which produces MTELSLEITRAIPHPPEKVFDAWLDPEMLAKFMLPGPNMSVPEAYSDAKVGGRFKIIMRAPEAGDLPHEGEYKVIDRPNRLQFTWNSPYSQDDSTVTLDFTPTDKGTELRLHHIRFPSEESRDNHEGGWTRILETLEGAL; this is translated from the coding sequence ATGACGGAACTGTCCCTTGAAATAACCCGCGCCATTCCGCACCCGCCGGAAAAGGTTTTTGATGCTTGGCTAGACCCGGAAATGCTGGCCAAGTTCATGCTGCCCGGTCCCAACATGTCAGTGCCCGAAGCTTATTCTGACGCCAAGGTAGGGGGCCGGTTCAAGATCATCATGCGCGCGCCCGAGGCCGGGGACCTTCCGCATGAGGGCGAATACAAGGTGATCGACCGGCCCAATCGGCTGCAATTCACTTGGAATTCTCCTTACAGTCAGGACGATTCCACCGTGACGCTGGATTTCACTCCAACCGATAAGGGCACGGAATTGCGCCTGCACCACATCCGCTTCCCTTCGGAAGAAAGCCGAGACAATCATGAAGGCGGCTGGACCCGAATCCTTGAGACGCTGGAGGGTGCGCTGTGA
- the rpsO gene encoding 30S ribosomal protein S15 yields MSITAADKARVMKEFATKDGDTGSPEVQVAILTSRINTLTEHFKTHKKDNHGRRGLLKMVAQRRKLLDYLKGKEEARYQDLIKKLGIRR; encoded by the coding sequence ATGTCGATTACTGCCGCTGATAAAGCACGCGTCATGAAAGAATTCGCAACCAAGGACGGCGACACTGGTTCGCCTGAAGTCCAGGTTGCTATCCTGACCTCGCGCATCAACACCCTGACCGAGCACTTCAAAACCCACAAGAAAGACAACCACGGTCGTCGTGGTCTGCTGAAGATGGTTGCTCAGCGCCGTAAGCTGCTGGACTATCTGAAGGGCAAAGAAGAAGCACGCTATCAGGACCTGATCAAAAAGCTGGGCATCCGCCGCTAA
- a CDS encoding phosphodiester glycosidase family protein, with protein sequence MIRTLVTLCVVLWAAQVSAVTCEKLTHEDKRYTVCEVDTSEDLRLFLNDENGDLLGHFSSVNEALEPQGKRLVFAMNAGMYHDDRSPVGHYVEDGEEQMRVIPNAGPGNFGLLPNGVFCIRENRADVFETLDFVDQAPQCRFATQSGPMLVINGELHPRFLPDSTSRYTRNGVGTSADGTRVVFAISDDYVTFYEFGSLFRDVLKTPNALFLDGNISRMYDRASNRSDIGFSLGPIVGVVEDVPAN encoded by the coding sequence GTGATCCGTACCCTTGTCACGCTGTGTGTTGTCCTTTGGGCCGCGCAAGTCTCTGCAGTCACTTGCGAGAAGCTGACTCATGAGGACAAGCGATATACGGTTTGCGAGGTGGATACCTCGGAAGATTTGCGCCTGTTTCTGAACGATGAAAATGGCGATCTGTTGGGTCATTTCTCTTCAGTGAATGAGGCGTTGGAGCCTCAGGGGAAAAGGCTCGTCTTTGCGATGAATGCGGGCATGTACCATGACGACCGCTCGCCCGTCGGCCACTATGTCGAAGACGGGGAAGAGCAGATGCGCGTGATACCGAATGCCGGACCCGGCAATTTCGGCCTGCTGCCCAACGGTGTGTTCTGCATCCGTGAAAACCGTGCCGATGTGTTCGAGACTTTGGATTTCGTCGATCAGGCGCCGCAGTGCCGCTTTGCGACACAATCGGGCCCCATGCTGGTGATCAACGGAGAGTTACACCCTCGCTTTCTGCCGGATTCAACCTCGCGCTACACCCGAAACGGAGTGGGCACCAGCGCCGATGGCACGCGTGTGGTGTTTGCGATCTCGGACGATTACGTCACTTTCTATGAATTCGGCAGCCTATTCCGCGATGTATTAAAAACACCGAATGCGCTGTTTCTAGATGGCAACATTTCCCGCATGTATGATCGCGCCAGCAACCGGTCGGATATCGGGTTTTCGCTGGGACCCATCGTGGGTGTCGTCGAGGACGTTCCGGCAAATTGA
- a CDS encoding helix-turn-helix transcriptional regulator — MVERENRYDLSAILKAASDPTRRVILTMLAQQGPLRVTDIARQFDMSLNSVSKHIKVLENAGLVRRRTEWREHLIEVQMAPLSAVDDWFAGLRSIWALRLDALETALEDPEDDGTVP, encoded by the coding sequence ATGGTTGAACGAGAGAATCGCTATGACCTAAGCGCTATATTGAAGGCCGCGTCCGACCCAACCCGCCGCGTGATCCTAACGATGCTCGCGCAGCAGGGCCCCTTGCGGGTGACGGATATTGCGCGGCAATTCGATATGAGCCTCAACTCGGTTTCCAAGCACATCAAGGTGCTCGAGAATGCCGGGCTGGTGCGGCGTCGGACGGAATGGCGCGAGCATCTGATCGAGGTGCAGATGGCCCCCTTGTCAGCCGTGGATGACTGGTTCGCCGGGCTGCGTTCGATCTGGGCGCTTCGGCTGGACGCCTTGGAAACTGCTTTGGAGGACCCAGAAGATGACGGAACTGTCCCTTGA
- a CDS encoding BCCT family transporter, which translates to MAQTKKMLDPDPRIYDFETEYELGQDNVRPFGLDIHNPVFLISSILIFAFVLIALANQESAATFFGWLRPWLTSTFDWFLVLSVDAITLFCLVLIILPVGKVRIGGKDAKPDYSYAGWIAMMFAAGIGIGLLFFGVMEPVYYNFAEDGNARPLGIDIAVPGNEYIGIVGTIHHWGLEGWAVYAAVGLALAIFSYNLGLPLTLRSAFYPILGERVWGWWGHIIDTLAVFATLFGLTTSLGLGAQQVAAGLYEVFGIEPSPTVTVLLIIGITMIALGSVLMGMDAGVKRLSEINMIMAVGLFIFVIVVTGVGTAIARYFNVMVDYVTHLPALSNPFGREDTSYFHGWTTFYWAWWIAWSPFVGMFIARISKGRTVREFVICALLAPTAVCALWMSTFGGAAIDMLNAGGAEGVRATVIESYAPEGALFGFLKELPLYGIIAPIALILIVVFFVTSSDSGSLVIDTITAGGKMDAPVVQRVFWCTLEGLVAIALLLGGGLSALQGAAVSTGIPFTLVVLIMCYCLWLALKSEKAKM; encoded by the coding sequence ATGGCACAAACCAAGAAAATGCTGGATCCGGATCCCCGGATTTATGACTTTGAGACCGAATATGAGCTGGGGCAGGACAATGTCCGGCCTTTCGGTCTGGACATCCATAACCCGGTCTTTTTGATCTCTAGTATCCTGATCTTTGCGTTCGTCCTGATCGCGCTGGCAAATCAGGAATCCGCAGCCACGTTCTTTGGCTGGCTCCGACCATGGCTGACCAGCACGTTTGACTGGTTTCTGGTGCTGTCGGTTGACGCAATCACCCTGTTCTGTCTGGTGTTGATCATCTTGCCGGTGGGCAAGGTGCGGATCGGCGGCAAGGACGCCAAACCCGACTATTCCTACGCCGGATGGATCGCGATGATGTTCGCGGCCGGGATCGGCATCGGGCTGTTGTTCTTCGGCGTGATGGAGCCGGTCTATTACAACTTTGCAGAAGACGGCAACGCCCGCCCGCTGGGCATCGATATCGCTGTGCCGGGTAACGAATACATCGGCATTGTCGGCACGATCCATCATTGGGGTCTCGAAGGCTGGGCGGTATATGCGGCCGTTGGTCTGGCGCTTGCAATCTTCAGCTATAATCTCGGGCTACCATTGACCCTGCGTTCGGCTTTCTATCCGATCCTGGGCGAGCGCGTCTGGGGCTGGTGGGGCCACATCATCGATACTCTGGCAGTATTCGCGACCCTCTTCGGCCTGACCACATCATTGGGTTTGGGCGCACAACAGGTGGCCGCCGGGCTGTATGAGGTCTTTGGCATCGAACCCAGCCCCACCGTCACCGTCCTGCTGATCATAGGCATTACGATGATCGCACTGGGCTCGGTCCTGATGGGCATGGATGCAGGTGTCAAACGGTTGAGTGAGATCAACATGATCATGGCCGTAGGACTGTTCATCTTCGTCATCGTAGTTACCGGTGTCGGAACCGCCATTGCACGGTACTTCAACGTTATGGTGGATTACGTGACCCATCTACCGGCCCTGTCCAATCCGTTCGGTCGGGAAGACACCAGCTACTTCCACGGCTGGACAACCTTCTACTGGGCCTGGTGGATTGCGTGGTCACCTTTCGTGGGCATGTTCATCGCCCGCATTTCCAAAGGTCGTACGGTGCGTGAGTTCGTGATCTGCGCCTTGTTGGCACCCACTGCGGTTTGCGCCCTGTGGATGTCGACCTTTGGTGGCGCCGCAATTGACATGCTGAACGCAGGCGGAGCAGAGGGCGTCCGCGCCACAGTGATCGAAAGCTATGCCCCCGAGGGCGCGCTGTTCGGCTTCCTGAAAGAGCTGCCGCTTTACGGCATCATTGCCCCGATCGCTCTGATCCTGATCGTTGTGTTCTTTGTCACATCGTCGGACTCAGGCTCGCTGGTGATCGATACGATCACGGCAGGCGGCAAGATGGACGCACCAGTTGTGCAACGCGTGTTCTGGTGCACGCTTGAAGGCCTTGTTGCAATCGCACTGCTGCTGGGCGGAGGTCTCTCTGCCTTGCAAGGGGCAGCGGTGTCGACTGGAATTCCGTTTACCTTGGTGGTTCTGATCATGTGCTACTGCCTGTGGCTGGCGCTTAAATCAGAAAAGGCCAAGATGTAA
- a CDS encoding MFS transporter — protein MNLSRLSLLLVVFIDVMGFGLIVPIFNTILLDPHQAFLAHGTATNIRQLDYTILIVVFFLFYFFGAAFIAKLSDYIGRKTGIMICLTGALIGYVLTVAAIMTSSYWLLLLGRAISGFTTANQPIAQAALIDISHDDQEKSKNLGMIVAASALGLLGGPLISGLLSDQNLMGSFASLELPFYVAIALILINMALILFFFSEPGFKRQKIDFGLLDVVLNLWKVFSNPVVLRLSVVMLFSLMCLNAFFFFIDTYLLTRFKFSTLQNSMALAVFGGSMAFGSAYLTAPLHERYKKFPILYVSIAAMALGILAFMLNPMADLTYVLIVPITIAFAIMYPTMLSLFSASVGPTEQGWVMGVTVAIYALGSGTITALSGSLMAINLRMPFVLAVICGVLALIAMAKLFRHPGVQALDTKGK, from the coding sequence ATGAACCTTTCACGATTGTCTCTGTTGCTGGTCGTATTCATTGACGTGATGGGTTTTGGATTGATCGTGCCGATTTTCAACACGATCCTGCTGGATCCACACCAGGCTTTCCTCGCACATGGAACAGCGACGAATATCCGCCAGCTCGACTATACGATTCTGATTGTCGTCTTCTTTCTGTTCTACTTTTTCGGGGCGGCCTTTATCGCCAAGTTGTCGGATTATATCGGGCGTAAAACAGGCATCATGATCTGCCTTACCGGTGCCCTGATCGGCTATGTTCTGACTGTGGCCGCGATCATGACGTCCAGCTATTGGCTGTTACTTTTGGGGCGAGCCATTTCCGGGTTTACGACGGCCAACCAACCCATTGCGCAGGCCGCATTGATCGACATCAGCCATGACGATCAGGAGAAATCAAAAAACCTCGGGATGATTGTTGCGGCATCCGCGCTGGGCCTGCTCGGGGGGCCACTGATTTCAGGATTGCTCAGCGACCAAAACCTGATGGGATCATTTGCGTCACTGGAACTGCCTTTCTACGTCGCCATTGCCCTGATCCTGATCAACATGGCACTGATTCTGTTCTTCTTCTCCGAACCCGGTTTCAAAAGACAAAAAATTGACTTCGGGCTTTTAGATGTTGTTTTGAACCTGTGGAAAGTCTTCTCGAACCCGGTCGTTTTGCGGCTTTCGGTCGTCATGTTGTTCTCGCTGATGTGCCTGAATGCGTTTTTCTTCTTCATCGACACGTATCTGCTGACCCGGTTCAAGTTCAGTACGCTTCAAAACAGCATGGCCCTCGCCGTGTTCGGAGGCTCCATGGCCTTTGGCAGTGCCTACCTCACCGCGCCGCTGCACGAGCGGTACAAAAAGTTTCCGATTCTGTATGTCTCCATTGCAGCGATGGCACTTGGGATATTGGCCTTCATGCTGAACCCCATGGCCGATCTGACCTATGTCCTGATTGTTCCGATAACCATCGCGTTCGCGATCATGTACCCGACCATGCTTTCGTTGTTTTCCGCGAGCGTCGGCCCAACCGAGCAAGGTTGGGTCATGGGTGTGACAGTCGCCATCTACGCGTTGGGCTCCGGGACCATTACGGCCCTCAGCGGGTCCCTCATGGCTATCAATTTGCGGATGCCTTTCGTGCTCGCGGTCATCTGCGGTGTACTGGCATTGATTGCGATGGCGAAACTGTTTCGCCATCCCGGCGTTCAGGCGCTTGATACCAAGGGCAAGTAG
- a CDS encoding DUF1643 domain-containing protein, whose protein sequence is MITRSHTKGDAPSTAIYSDCEKYRYSLTRVWNPAGRKALFVMLNPSTATEVQNDPTVERCERRARTLGFGAFQVTNIFAWRDTDPRKMRASADPVGPENDAAILDGVEWADQVIAAWGTHGAHLERGPAVEDLLRGTGQPLFHLGLTKDGHPKHPLYIAYTQQPEPW, encoded by the coding sequence ATGATCACCCGTTCTCATACCAAGGGCGACGCGCCCTCGACTGCCATCTACTCCGATTGCGAAAAATACCGCTATAGCCTGACCCGTGTCTGGAACCCGGCGGGCCGCAAGGCGTTGTTTGTGATGCTGAATCCGTCGACGGCGACCGAGGTGCAGAACGACCCCACGGTGGAACGTTGCGAGCGTCGCGCACGCACACTGGGTTTCGGAGCTTTTCAGGTCACCAATATCTTTGCCTGGCGCGACACTGATCCGCGCAAGATGCGAGCATCTGCAGATCCGGTGGGGCCTGAGAATGACGCAGCCATCCTAGACGGCGTGGAATGGGCGGATCAGGTCATCGCCGCCTGGGGCACCCATGGCGCACATCTGGAACGCGGCCCCGCAGTTGAGGACTTGCTGCGCGGCACGGGCCAGCCCTTGTTCCACCTTGGGCTGACCAAGGACGGGCATCCGAAGCATCCTCTCTACATTGCGTACACTCAGCAGCCCGAACCCTGGTGA
- a CDS encoding calcium-binding protein: MFLIGLFGMAAMGGAAYAISDVLVPEDKGDDEEEDDRIEETADDDLSEGNLLDADENVDEPSSAEETDSDTGEIVSEYEGDLVIAGDEDADVVTGQEGNDQINGYGGDDWIDGGAGNDVLYGGGGGDVLFGNLGNDVLHGEYGDDALDGMSGNDDLYGHFGTDDLSGGDGNDRLFGGQGDDTLSGDDGDDALQGGDGDDYLVGGAGEDALFGGDGDDILSGEDGPDEPARDFLNGGSGGDVILAEDGDVVTGGEGEDEIVVQSDPEQEATTIMDFQIGHDKLLITWDNPEEPELTIEQDSENNSLTHVRVNGEDVAQLFGAEGLTVEDIQFVTEAQLEQYAFTS; the protein is encoded by the coding sequence ATGTTTCTGATCGGATTATTCGGAATGGCCGCCATGGGTGGTGCCGCCTACGCAATCAGCGACGTACTTGTGCCAGAAGACAAAGGCGATGACGAGGAGGAAGACGATCGCATCGAGGAAACGGCCGACGACGACCTGTCGGAAGGCAATTTGCTTGACGCGGACGAGAATGTCGACGAGCCCAGCTCTGCCGAGGAAACCGACTCTGACACTGGTGAGATTGTGTCCGAGTATGAAGGCGATCTGGTCATTGCGGGCGATGAGGATGCGGATGTTGTGACCGGGCAGGAAGGCAACGATCAGATCAACGGATATGGCGGGGACGACTGGATCGACGGCGGCGCTGGCAACGACGTGTTGTATGGCGGTGGTGGCGGGGACGTCCTGTTTGGCAACCTCGGGAATGATGTGCTCCATGGTGAATATGGTGACGACGCGCTGGACGGAATGTCAGGAAATGACGACCTGTATGGTCATTTCGGAACAGATGATCTGAGCGGCGGTGATGGGAATGACCGGCTTTTTGGTGGTCAGGGCGATGACACGTTAAGCGGCGATGACGGCGACGACGCGCTACAAGGCGGAGATGGCGACGACTACCTTGTTGGGGGTGCCGGTGAAGACGCCCTGTTTGGCGGAGATGGTGATGACATCTTGTCCGGAGAAGATGGTCCGGACGAACCTGCGCGCGACTTCCTAAACGGGGGCTCTGGGGGCGACGTCATTCTTGCCGAAGACGGCGATGTGGTCACAGGTGGAGAGGGTGAGGACGAGATCGTTGTGCAGTCCGACCCCGAGCAGGAAGCCACGACAATCATGGATTTCCAGATCGGTCACGACAAGCTTCTTATCACCTGGGACAACCCGGAAGAACCGGAATTGACGATCGAACAGGACAGTGAAAACAACAGCTTGACCCATGTTCGGGTCAATGGCGAAGACGTCGCTCAGCTTTTTGGCGCAGAGGGTCTGACTGTTGAAGATATTCAGTTTGTGACCGAAGCCCAGTTGGAGCAGTACGCCTTCACCAGTTGA
- the rbfA gene encoding 30S ribosome-binding factor RbfA, whose translation MAKNKFHDGPGPSQRQLRVGELIRRTLSEVLARGDVHDPDLNRMSITVGEVRTSPDLKIATAYVLPLGGKGQEDVIELLARNKGELRRAVGKKVGLKFSPDLRFRLDDTFDRLDDTRRMFNQDAVRRDLDE comes from the coding sequence ATGGCAAAGAACAAATTCCACGATGGCCCCGGCCCTTCCCAACGACAGCTGCGCGTCGGCGAACTGATCCGCCGCACCCTGTCCGAAGTTTTGGCGCGCGGAGATGTCCACGACCCCGACTTGAACCGCATGTCGATCACCGTGGGTGAGGTGCGCACCTCGCCCGATCTGAAGATCGCCACCGCCTACGTGCTGCCCTTGGGCGGCAAGGGGCAGGAGGACGTGATCGAACTGCTCGCTCGAAACAAGGGTGAGCTTCGGCGCGCAGTGGGCAAGAAGGTGGGCCTGAAATTCTCACCCGACCTGCGGTTCCGTTTGGACGACACGTTTGATCGACTGGACGACACCCGCCGTATGTTTAATCAGGACGCGGTACGCCGCGATCTGGACGAGTGA
- a CDS encoding pyridoxal-dependent decarboxylase encodes MTFETLDPADWEQTRKLAHEMLDMALDHTRDVRDRSIWKDMPTAIRNGFETPAPQQGMPLGDLMDDVQSQVMQYPMGNIHPRFWGWYMGASNFTGAMADFLAAVQGSNLGGGNHAAALIDRQVVDWLREMIGLPEGASGTLVSGGSVANLIGLTVARNVKSGIDMREEGIAAMDKPMRYYGSDQMHSCHQKSLETLGLGNKALRRVPTQDDLTMDLEALAGMVAQDRADGLNPACVIATAGTVNTGAIDDLSAIADFCREEGLWFHVDGCIGALIAIAHDNSWRVSGIERADSVALDPHKWLHAPFEVGCALVRSHDAHHATFTLTPEYLEPQSRGVAGAAFLHDYGIQTSRGFRALKVWMSLKEHGVQKFGRLIDQDIEKARYLTSLIEAEDDLTLMFPTNINIVCFRYDPGGLSPETLRAINSEIMLCLQEEGTAVLSDTTVHGAHCLRVAVNNHRTQKQDLDLLVSEILRLGHKLRIAA; translated from the coding sequence ATGACATTCGAGACATTGGATCCGGCGGATTGGGAGCAGACCCGCAAGTTAGCACATGAAATGTTGGATATGGCGTTGGATCATACGCGTGATGTGCGTGATAGGTCGATTTGGAAAGATATGCCGACTGCCATACGCAACGGGTTCGAAACGCCTGCACCTCAGCAGGGTATGCCGTTGGGTGATTTGATGGATGATGTCCAGTCTCAGGTCATGCAGTATCCAATGGGCAATATTCATCCCCGGTTTTGGGGCTGGTATATGGGCGCGAGCAATTTCACTGGCGCGATGGCGGATTTTCTGGCTGCGGTTCAGGGATCGAACCTAGGGGGAGGGAATCATGCGGCAGCCCTGATCGACCGACAAGTCGTCGACTGGCTACGCGAGATGATCGGTCTGCCGGAAGGGGCCAGTGGGACATTGGTCAGCGGCGGCAGCGTGGCAAACTTGATCGGGCTGACGGTGGCCCGCAACGTCAAATCCGGGATCGACATGCGCGAAGAGGGCATCGCCGCCATGGATAAGCCGATGCGGTATTACGGATCGGATCAGATGCATAGTTGTCACCAAAAGTCGCTCGAAACACTGGGTCTGGGCAACAAGGCGCTGCGGCGTGTTCCTACGCAAGACGATTTGACGATGGATCTTGAAGCGCTTGCCGGCATGGTCGCGCAGGATCGCGCAGACGGCCTTAACCCCGCTTGTGTGATTGCTACCGCCGGAACCGTGAACACAGGCGCCATCGACGACTTGTCGGCGATTGCCGATTTCTGCCGCGAGGAAGGCCTGTGGTTTCATGTTGACGGCTGTATCGGTGCGTTAATTGCAATCGCCCATGATAACAGTTGGCGCGTGTCCGGCATCGAACGCGCGGATTCCGTCGCGCTCGACCCACACAAATGGTTACATGCGCCTTTCGAAGTGGGTTGCGCATTGGTGCGAAGCCATGATGCCCACCACGCGACATTTACTCTGACCCCGGAATACCTGGAACCGCAATCCCGAGGCGTCGCCGGGGCGGCGTTTTTGCACGATTACGGCATTCAGACTTCGCGTGGGTTTCGAGCGCTCAAGGTCTGGATGTCCTTGAAGGAGCACGGCGTTCAGAAATTCGGCAGGCTCATTGATCAGGATATCGAAAAGGCGCGTTATCTGACTTCGCTGATCGAGGCGGAGGATGACCTCACCTTGATGTTCCCCACCAATATAAACATCGTTTGTTTCCGCTATGACCCGGGCGGTCTCAGCCCCGAAACTCTACGTGCGATTAACAGCGAAATCATGTTGTGCCTGCAAGAGGAAGGCACAGCGGTTTTATCGGATACAACGGTTCATGGGGCGCATTGCCTACGGGTGGCGGTTAACAATCACCGCACGCAAAAGCAGGATCTGGATCTACTGGTGTCCGAGATACTTCGACTGGGTCACAAATTGCGTATCGCCGCCTGA